One genomic segment of Nocardia spumae includes these proteins:
- a CDS encoding NlpC/P60 family protein has product MAALRVRGIAYSRFSFSRYLSAAAVVAVCFTIWAGPATAAPADTGSSSGSAETGSGSGSGSGSASGSASGSAALPLASPRALIALSVAGTQAGKPYEWGGTGPNAFDCSGLVQWAFRQVGIFLPRTTWEQARAGSAVPFGSMMPGDVVIVNDDGSHEGIYAGGGMLFNAHSPGVPIGLTPMSDFDIYAIRRFF; this is encoded by the coding sequence ATGGCAGCGTTACGCGTGCGCGGAATCGCGTACAGCAGATTCTCTTTCTCGCGATATCTGTCGGCCGCCGCGGTGGTGGCCGTCTGCTTCACGATCTGGGCGGGTCCGGCGACGGCCGCACCCGCCGACACCGGCAGTTCGTCGGGGTCGGCGGAGACGGGCAGCGGTTCGGGTTCCGGGTCGGGGTCGGCCTCCGGCAGCGCCAGCGGTTCGGCGGCCCTGCCGCTGGCCAGTCCACGTGCGCTGATCGCGCTGAGCGTCGCCGGCACCCAGGCCGGTAAGCCCTACGAGTGGGGTGGCACCGGACCCAATGCCTTCGACTGCTCCGGACTGGTGCAGTGGGCGTTCCGGCAGGTCGGGATCTTCCTGCCGCGCACCACCTGGGAACAGGCCCGGGCCGGCAGTGCGGTGCCGTTCGGATCGATGATGCCCGGCGATGTGGTGATCGTGAACGACGACGGCTCGCACGAGGGGATCTACGCCGGTGGCGGCATGTTGTTCAACGCGCATTCGCCCGGCGTGCCGATCGGGCTGACCCCGATGAGTGATTTCGACATCTACGCGATTCGCCGCTTCTTCTGA
- a CDS encoding UTP--glucose-1-phosphate uridylyltransferase: MTIRKAVIPAAGIGSRLLPLTKAIPKEMLPVGDKPVIEHTVRELVASGITDITIVVSGGKSLIQDHFRPNPALVAQLRADGKSAYADAVEEVGELSRLGHITYLDQHGPYGNGTPVLNAARTLGDEPMLVLWPDDVFVAEVPRAQQLIDAYNKTHSPVLALLPMDPADSKRYGVPVVEETFDNGLMRLTGLVEKPKPEDAPSAFAAIGGYVVTPGIIEELRKQVDEWYTHRTGEVYLTDAINVFAASNAAYGQVIRGKWYDTGNPADYLVAQFASALAHPSYGPLLRDLCTE, translated from the coding sequence ATGACCATCCGCAAGGCCGTGATCCCAGCCGCCGGTATCGGCTCCCGCCTGCTGCCGCTGACCAAGGCCATTCCCAAGGAGATGCTGCCGGTCGGCGACAAGCCGGTGATCGAGCACACCGTCCGGGAACTGGTGGCCTCGGGGATCACCGATATCACGATTGTCGTGAGCGGCGGGAAGTCGCTGATCCAAGATCATTTCCGCCCCAATCCCGCCCTGGTGGCGCAGCTGCGCGCCGACGGTAAGTCCGCCTACGCCGATGCCGTGGAGGAGGTCGGCGAACTGAGCCGGCTCGGCCACATCACCTATCTGGACCAGCACGGGCCGTACGGCAACGGCACGCCTGTGCTCAATGCCGCCCGCACACTCGGCGACGAGCCGATGCTGGTGCTGTGGCCCGACGATGTCTTCGTCGCCGAGGTGCCGCGTGCCCAGCAGCTCATCGACGCCTACAACAAGACCCACTCTCCGGTGCTGGCACTGCTGCCGATGGATCCGGCCGACTCGAAGCGCTACGGCGTTCCGGTGGTGGAGGAGACCTTCGACAACGGACTGATGCGCCTCACGGGCCTGGTCGAGAAGCCCAAGCCGGAGGACGCGCCCTCGGCCTTCGCCGCGATCGGCGGGTACGTTGTCACCCCCGGCATTATCGAGGAGCTGCGCAAACAGGTCGACGAGTGGTACACCCACCGCACCGGTGAGGTCTACCTGACCGACGCGATCAACGTGTTCGCCGCGTCGAACGCGGCCTACGGCCAGGTGATCCGCGGCAAGTGGTACGACACCGGCAATCCCGCCGACTATCTGGTCGCCCAATTCGCCTCGGCCCTCGCCCATCCCTCCTACGGGCCGTTGTTGCGCGATCTGTGCACGGAGTGA
- a CDS encoding YggT family protein, translating to MALFQVLYVLLFLFWLLLISRVIVEFIRSFARDWHPRGFVAVVLEVIFTITDPPVKLLRRLIPPVNLGGIRLDLSIMVLLFIVFILMSIVSRLGQPIAPV from the coding sequence GTGGCCTTGTTTCAGGTGCTGTATGTACTCCTGTTCCTCTTCTGGCTGTTGTTGATCAGCCGAGTGATCGTCGAGTTCATCCGCAGCTTCGCGCGCGACTGGCATCCGCGGGGGTTCGTCGCCGTCGTGCTGGAGGTGATCTTCACGATCACCGATCCCCCGGTGAAACTGCTGAGACGCCTGATACCTCCGGTGAACTTGGGGGGAATTCGACTCGATCTTTCGATTATGGTCCTGCTTTTCATCGTGTTCATTCTCATGTCGATCGTCAGCAGGCTCGGGCAGCCGATAGCTCCGGTGTGA
- the pgeF gene encoding peptidoglycan editing factor PgeF — protein sequence MTQASVRTRRVTTTRAGGFSRAPYDSFNLGDHVGDDPEAVRRNRIRLAEGIGLPPERLVWMEQVHSRNVEIVDGPRAEPVPVTDALVTTVAGLALVVLTADCVPILLSDDQAGVIAAVHAGRVGARIGIVPAVLEAMISVGAQPERIGAFLGPAAGGDRYEVPAAMRDDVEAHLPGSATTTRRGTPGLDLRAGIRRQLEEAGVAAVAVDPRCTISDATLFSHRRGAPTGRIASVIWMEAPR from the coding sequence ATGACACAGGCTTCGGTTCGGACCCGGCGGGTGACCACCACGCGGGCGGGCGGGTTCTCCCGTGCGCCCTACGATTCGTTCAACCTGGGTGATCATGTCGGTGACGATCCGGAGGCGGTGCGGCGGAACCGGATTCGCCTGGCCGAGGGCATCGGCCTGCCCCCGGAGCGGCTGGTCTGGATGGAACAGGTGCACAGCCGCAACGTCGAGATCGTGGACGGGCCCCGGGCCGAACCCGTTCCGGTCACCGATGCCCTGGTCACCACGGTGGCCGGCCTGGCGCTGGTGGTCCTGACCGCGGACTGTGTGCCGATTCTGCTGTCCGACGACCAGGCGGGGGTGATCGCGGCCGTACACGCCGGACGGGTCGGCGCCCGCATCGGAATCGTGCCCGCGGTGCTGGAGGCGATGATTTCGGTTGGCGCGCAACCCGAACGCATCGGTGCCTTCCTCGGCCCGGCCGCCGGCGGCGACCGCTACGAGGTGCCCGCGGCGATGCGCGACGATGTGGAGGCCCATCTGCCCGGCAGTGCCACCACCACCCGGCGCGGCACCCCCGGGCTCGACCTGAGGGCGGGTATCCGCCGCCAGCTCGAGGAGGCCGGTGTCGCCGCGGTGGCGGTGGATCCGCGGTGCACGATCTCCGATGCAACCCTGTTCAGCCATCGGCGCGGCGCTCCGACCGGCCGCATCGCGAGTGTGATCTGGATGGAGGCTCCTCGGTGA
- a CDS encoding cell division protein SepF, which yields MSTLHRFKAYFGMVPLEEYEDDYVDDRGPRGIDDRGPLGSDDRGRRSRFGDDPYDTGRSHFGDDRFADDPGYPEPAYKAPYQPGYTVPRRSEFADESYSDDRYEPVRRPTRIESAPSGRSRGLGGGTPMVRGTTHGALAVDPEAERRMEERRLEERARFEPAPRRTPVFEDGGPLSKITTLRPRTYAEAAIIGERFRDGTPVIMDLVEMSNADARRLVDFAAGLAFALRGSFDKVATKVFLLSPSDVDVSAEERRRIAENGFYNQK from the coding sequence ATGAGCACGCTGCACAGGTTCAAGGCGTACTTCGGCATGGTTCCGCTCGAGGAATACGAAGACGACTATGTCGACGACCGCGGCCCACGAGGTATCGACGACCGCGGCCCGCTGGGATCGGACGACCGTGGCCGGCGGTCGCGCTTCGGCGACGACCCGTACGACACCGGCCGGTCCCACTTCGGCGACGACCGGTTCGCCGACGATCCGGGTTATCCCGAGCCGGCCTACAAGGCGCCCTATCAGCCCGGTTACACGGTGCCGCGGCGCTCGGAGTTCGCCGACGAGTCCTACTCCGATGATCGCTACGAGCCCGTGCGCCGCCCGACGCGGATCGAATCCGCGCCCTCGGGCCGTTCGCGGGGACTCGGTGGCGGCACTCCGATGGTGCGCGGCACCACGCACGGTGCGCTGGCGGTCGATCCCGAGGCCGAGCGGCGGATGGAAGAGCGGAGGCTGGAGGAGCGTGCCCGGTTCGAACCGGCTCCGCGCCGGACCCCTGTCTTCGAGGACGGAGGTCCGTTGTCCAAGATCACGACGCTGCGTCCGCGCACCTATGCCGAGGCCGCGATCATCGGCGAGCGCTTCCGTGACGGAACTCCGGTGATCATGGACCTGGTCGAGATGAGCAACGCCGATGCGCGCCGACTGGTGGATTTCGCCGCCGGTTTGGCCTTCGCACTGCGTGGTTCGTTCGACAAGGTGGCGACCAAGGTGTTCCTGCTCTCACCGTCGGATGTCGATGTATCGGCCGAGGAGCGCCGGCGCATCGCCGAAAACGGCTTCTACAACCAGAAATAA
- the wag31 gene encoding DivIVA-like cell division protein Wag31 translates to MPLTPADVHNVAFSKPPIGKRGYNEDEVDAFLDLVEQELSRLIEENADLRQRVAELDAELADAKKSRPAPQAVKPVPPQPEPPKPVPVAPPVPVPAPAPVAPKDNSAADANLQAAKVLSLAQEMADRLTTDAKAEAEQLLSNARANSERMVSEAQTRSDAMVGEARQKADSLLSDAQNRSDSQLRQAKEKADALQADAERKHTEIMATITQQRSVLESRIEQLKTFEREYRVRLKSYLESQLEELENRGSAVPVDGGEAFEAVSNNHAPASFAKGGK, encoded by the coding sequence ATGCCGCTGACTCCAGCCGATGTGCACAACGTCGCGTTCAGCAAACCGCCGATCGGGAAGCGCGGCTACAACGAGGACGAAGTCGACGCCTTCCTCGACTTGGTCGAACAGGAGCTCTCACGCCTCATCGAGGAGAACGCGGACCTGCGCCAGCGGGTTGCTGAGCTGGATGCCGAGCTGGCCGATGCGAAGAAGTCGCGTCCGGCTCCGCAGGCGGTGAAACCGGTACCGCCGCAACCGGAGCCGCCGAAGCCCGTGCCCGTGGCACCGCCGGTGCCGGTTCCCGCCCCGGCGCCGGTCGCACCCAAGGACAACTCCGCCGCGGATGCGAATCTGCAGGCCGCCAAGGTGCTGAGCCTGGCGCAGGAGATGGCCGATCGGCTCACCACCGATGCCAAGGCGGAGGCCGAACAGCTTCTCTCCAACGCAAGGGCGAATTCCGAGCGAATGGTCAGCGAGGCGCAGACCCGGTCGGACGCGATGGTCGGCGAGGCACGTCAGAAAGCCGACTCGTTGCTGTCGGATGCCCAGAACCGTTCCGACAGCCAGCTGCGGCAGGCCAAGGAGAAGGCCGACGCGCTGCAGGCCGATGCCGAGCGCAAGCACACCGAGATCATGGCCACCATCACCCAGCAGCGCAGCGTGCTGGAAAGCCGGATCGAGCAGCTGAAGACCTTCGAGCGTGAGTACCGGGTGCGGCTGAAGTCCTATCTGGAATCGCAGCTCGAGGAGCTGGAGAATCGTGGTTCCGCAGTGCCGGTCGACGGCGGTGAGGCATTCGAGGCCGTCTCCAACAACCACGCACCCGCCTCGTTCGCCAAGGGCGGCAAATAG
- the ileS gene encoding isoleucine--tRNA ligase: protein MADETSTRNAYPRVEFSDADAGSRTGASATFPELERRVLEYWAADDTFRASIDHRAGREEFVFYDGPPFANGLPHYGHLLTGYVKDLVPRFQTMRGKRVERRFGWDTHGLPAEIEAEKQLGITDKSQIDAMGLAEFNAACKSSVLRYTNEWREYVTRQARWVDFDNDYKTLDLDFMESVMWAFKSLYDKGLIYQGFRVLPYSWYEQTPLSNQEARLDDAYRMRQDPAVTVDMRLQVPAGHPLHELDGANALIWTTTPWTLPSNLAVAVHPDITYAHVRGKDGKRYVLAVERVSHYARELGTAEDGLELLSEHSGAALVGLSYRPPFDFFLGHPNSHRVLGADYVTTDSGTGVVHLAPAFGEEDMDVASANGIEVVQPLDAGGKFTSMVPPYEGLMVFDANPVIIKDLKAAGKLLRHETIEHSYPHSWRSGQPLIYMAVPSWFVAVTKFRDRMVELNKEITWVPEHIRDGQFGKWLENARDWNISRNRYWGAPIPVWISDDPAYPRVDVYGSLDALERDFGVRPDDLHRPMIDELVRPNPDDPTGKSMMRRTPEVLDCWFESGSMPYAQVHYPFENKEWFEGTSDASPHSPGDFIVEYNGQTRGWFYNLHVLSTALFDRPAFKSVVAHGIVLGDDGLKMSKSKGNYPDVNEVFDRDGSDAMRWFLMASPVLRGGNLIVTERGIREGVSHALRPLWNAWTFLQLYASRPGEWRTDSQHVLDRYILAKLAQTRDAMTDALEVYDIATACDELRTFADALTNWYVRRSRSRFWEEDRDAIDTLHTVLEVTTRLAAPLLPLITEVIWRGLTGGRSVHLTDWPTAQELSRDADLVTAMDEVRTACSTVLSLRKAQNLRVRLPLSEVTVAAADADRLRPFVDLIADEVNVKKVDLTADVAAHGRFELVVNARAAGPRLGKEVQAVIKAVKAGQWREDDGVVRALVPGHEDGIVLLPEEYTQRLVAAEPESTAALPGNAGLVVLNSEVTEELEAEGWARDLIRDLQETRKSLGLDVSDRITVVLEVPADRAEWARTHRDLIAGEILATELSFGAAGAAAAEVVGGVRAAIAKA from the coding sequence ATGGCGGACGAGACATCCACCCGCAACGCCTATCCCCGCGTCGAATTCAGCGATGCGGATGCCGGCTCGCGGACGGGCGCGAGCGCGACGTTCCCGGAGCTCGAGCGCCGGGTTCTGGAGTACTGGGCCGCCGACGACACGTTCCGCGCCAGCATCGACCACCGCGCCGGCCGCGAGGAGTTCGTCTTCTACGACGGCCCGCCATTCGCCAACGGTTTGCCGCATTACGGGCATCTGCTCACCGGATATGTGAAGGATTTGGTTCCGCGGTTCCAGACGATGCGCGGTAAGCGCGTCGAACGGCGCTTCGGTTGGGACACACACGGATTGCCCGCGGAAATCGAAGCGGAGAAGCAACTCGGTATCACGGACAAATCACAGATCGACGCGATGGGCCTTGCGGAATTCAATGCCGCGTGCAAATCCTCTGTGCTTCGTTACACCAATGAGTGGCGTGAGTATGTGACGCGCCAAGCCCGGTGGGTCGACTTCGACAACGACTACAAGACCCTCGATCTCGACTTCATGGAGTCGGTGATGTGGGCGTTCAAGTCGCTGTACGACAAGGGCCTGATCTACCAAGGCTTCCGGGTGCTGCCCTACAGCTGGTACGAGCAGACGCCGCTGTCGAATCAGGAGGCCCGCCTCGACGACGCCTACCGGATGCGCCAGGATCCGGCGGTCACCGTCGACATGCGGCTCCAGGTCCCGGCCGGTCATCCGCTGCACGAGCTCGACGGCGCCAACGCGCTGATCTGGACCACTACGCCCTGGACACTGCCGTCGAACCTGGCGGTCGCGGTGCATCCGGACATCACCTACGCCCATGTGCGGGGTAAGGACGGGAAGCGGTATGTGCTCGCCGTCGAGCGGGTCTCGCACTACGCGCGGGAACTGGGCACCGCCGAGGACGGCCTCGAACTGCTGTCGGAGCATTCCGGCGCCGCGCTCGTGGGCCTGAGCTACCGGCCGCCGTTCGACTTCTTCCTCGGTCACCCGAACTCGCATCGGGTGCTGGGCGCCGACTACGTGACCACCGACTCCGGTACCGGCGTGGTGCATCTGGCACCCGCGTTCGGTGAGGAGGATATGGATGTGGCCTCGGCCAACGGCATCGAGGTGGTGCAGCCGCTGGACGCGGGCGGCAAGTTCACCTCGATGGTGCCGCCGTACGAGGGTCTGATGGTCTTCGATGCCAATCCGGTCATCATCAAGGATCTCAAGGCGGCCGGAAAGCTGTTGCGGCACGAGACCATCGAGCACTCGTATCCGCACAGCTGGCGTTCCGGTCAGCCGCTGATCTACATGGCGGTGCCGTCCTGGTTCGTGGCGGTCACCAAGTTCCGTGACCGCATGGTGGAGCTCAACAAGGAGATCACCTGGGTCCCCGAGCACATCCGCGACGGCCAGTTCGGCAAGTGGCTGGAGAACGCCCGCGACTGGAACATCAGCCGCAACCGCTACTGGGGCGCGCCGATCCCGGTGTGGATCTCCGATGATCCGGCCTATCCGCGGGTGGACGTGTACGGCTCGCTGGACGCGCTCGAGCGCGACTTCGGGGTGCGGCCCGACGACCTGCACCGGCCCATGATCGACGAGCTGGTGCGCCCGAATCCCGATGACCCGACCGGGAAATCGATGATGCGGCGCACCCCGGAGGTGCTCGACTGTTGGTTCGAGTCCGGTTCGATGCCGTACGCGCAGGTGCACTACCCGTTCGAGAACAAGGAGTGGTTCGAAGGTACGTCGGACGCGTCGCCGCACAGCCCGGGCGATTTCATCGTCGAGTACAACGGCCAGACCCGCGGCTGGTTCTACAACCTGCACGTGCTCTCGACCGCGCTGTTCGACCGCCCGGCGTTCAAGTCCGTTGTGGCGCACGGCATCGTGCTCGGCGACGACGGGCTGAAGATGTCGAAGTCCAAGGGCAACTATCCCGACGTCAACGAGGTGTTCGACCGCGACGGCTCCGATGCCATGCGGTGGTTCCTCATGGCGTCGCCGGTACTGCGCGGCGGCAACCTGATCGTCACCGAGCGCGGTATCCGCGAGGGGGTGAGCCATGCGCTGCGCCCGCTGTGGAACGCGTGGACCTTCCTGCAGCTCTACGCATCCCGGCCGGGGGAGTGGCGGACCGATTCGCAGCATGTGCTGGACCGCTACATCCTGGCCAAGCTGGCGCAGACCCGCGACGCCATGACCGATGCGCTCGAGGTGTACGACATCGCCACCGCCTGCGACGAGTTGCGCACCTTCGCCGACGCGCTCACCAATTGGTATGTGCGCCGGTCGCGTTCGCGCTTCTGGGAAGAGGATCGCGATGCCATCGACACCCTGCACACCGTGCTCGAGGTGACGACGCGACTGGCGGCGCCGCTGCTGCCGCTGATCACCGAGGTGATCTGGCGCGGCCTGACCGGCGGCCGTTCGGTGCACCTGACCGACTGGCCGACCGCGCAGGAACTGTCCCGTGACGCCGATCTGGTGACGGCCATGGATGAGGTCCGCACCGCCTGCTCGACGGTGCTGAGCCTGCGCAAAGCCCAGAACCTGCGGGTGCGCCTGCCGCTGTCGGAGGTCACCGTGGCCGCGGCCGACGCGGATCGGCTGCGTCCGTTCGTGGACCTGATCGCCGACGAGGTGAATGTCAAGAAGGTCGATCTGACCGCCGACGTGGCCGCGCACGGTCGCTTCGAACTCGTCGTCAACGCCCGTGCCGCGGGTCCGCGCCTGGGCAAGGAAGTGCAGGCGGTGATCAAGGCGGTCAAGGCCGGCCAGTGGCGCGAGGACGACGGTGTGGTGCGGGCGCTGGTACCCGGTCACGAGGACGGGATCGTCCTGCTGCCCGAGGAATACACCCAGCGCCTGGTGGCCGCCGAACCCGAATCCACCGCGGCTCTGCCCGGCAACGCCGGTCTGGTGGTGCTGAATTCGGAGGTCACCGAGGAACTCGAGGCCGAGGGCTGGGCCCGGGACCTGATCCGCGATCTGCAGGAGACTCGCAAATCGCTGGGGCTGGACGTGTCCGACCGGATCACGGTGGTGCTCGAGGTCCCCGCCGATCGCGCGGAATGGGCGCGGACCCATCGTGACCTGATCGCGGGCGAGATCCTGGCCACCGAGCTGAGCTTCGGCGCCGCGGGCGCTGCGGCGGCCGAGGTGGTCGGTGGGGTGCGCGCGGCGATCGCCAAGGCCTGA
- a CDS encoding DNA polymerase IV: protein MNAPGVASATDDTVSARRWVLHIDMDAFFASVEQLTRPTLRGRPVLVGGMGGRGVVAGASYEARVFGARSAMPMHQARRLVGVTAVVIPPRGAVYGEVSGQVFETLRTWIPILETLSFDEAFGEPAELAGASVAGVRDFCERLRHAVLDRTGLVASVGAGTGKQLAKIASGMAKPDGVRVISPAEQQSLLAGLPVRKLWGIGPVAEQRLRSVGIETVGAFAALPEAEAASLLGGSAGAALHRLARGIDERPVAERAEAKQISAETTYETDIVTLAQLRPAIEVMAASAHRRLLRDGRAARTVVLKLKKSDMGIVTRSLTLPYATADLATLTAAAQRSAIDPVELGSIRLVGVGFGGLSVVRQESLFPDLDRDTGEVRDTVFEEPIAAPALAVEPVVPPPTRSYTTEFWYPGRDVAHPAHGHGWVQGSGHGRVTVRFETRSTGPGPAYTFAADDDDLAPADPLLSLR, encoded by the coding sequence ATGAACGCGCCCGGCGTCGCCTCCGCGACCGACGACACGGTCTCGGCGCGGCGGTGGGTGCTGCACATCGATATGGATGCCTTCTTCGCTTCGGTCGAACAGCTCACCCGGCCGACGCTGCGCGGCCGGCCGGTCCTCGTCGGTGGCATGGGCGGTCGCGGGGTGGTGGCGGGAGCCAGCTACGAGGCGCGGGTGTTCGGGGCGCGTTCGGCCATGCCGATGCATCAGGCGCGCCGGCTGGTCGGTGTCACAGCGGTCGTGATCCCGCCGCGCGGGGCGGTCTACGGTGAGGTCAGCGGCCAGGTCTTCGAGACGCTGCGGACGTGGATCCCGATCCTGGAGACGCTGTCGTTCGACGAGGCCTTCGGCGAGCCGGCCGAACTCGCGGGCGCGAGCGTCGCGGGTGTCCGGGATTTCTGTGAGCGGTTGCGGCACGCGGTGCTGGACCGGACCGGACTGGTCGCCTCGGTGGGCGCCGGCACCGGAAAGCAATTGGCCAAGATCGCCTCCGGGATGGCCAAACCCGATGGGGTGCGGGTGATTTCGCCCGCCGAACAACAGAGCCTGCTGGCCGGGTTGCCGGTACGCAAACTCTGGGGAATCGGGCCGGTGGCCGAACAGCGGCTGCGCTCGGTGGGGATCGAGACGGTCGGGGCCTTCGCGGCGCTGCCCGAAGCGGAGGCGGCATCGCTGCTGGGCGGCAGTGCCGGCGCGGCGCTGCACCGGCTCGCGCGCGGGATCGACGAGCGACCCGTGGCCGAGCGCGCCGAGGCCAAACAGATCAGTGCCGAAACCACGTACGAGACCGATATCGTCACCCTGGCGCAACTGCGCCCGGCCATCGAGGTGATGGCCGCGTCGGCCCACCGCCGGTTGCTGCGCGACGGCCGCGCGGCGCGCACCGTGGTCCTGAAGCTGAAGAAGAGCGACATGGGTATCGTCACGCGCTCGCTCACCCTGCCCTACGCCACCGCCGATCTCGCGACACTCACCGCCGCGGCCCAGCGCTCGGCCATCGATCCGGTCGAACTCGGTTCGATCCGGTTGGTGGGCGTGGGATTCGGCGGGCTGTCGGTGGTCCGGCAGGAGTCGCTGTTCCCAGATCTGGACAGGGACACCGGAGAGGTCCGCGACACAGTTTTCGAGGAGCCCATCGCCGCGCCCGCCCTCGCCGTCGAACCGGTGGTGCCGCCGCCCACTCGGTCCTACACCACCGAATTCTGGTATCCGGGACGCGATGTGGCCCATCCGGCACACGGACACGGCTGGGTTCAGGGCAGCGGGCACGGCCGGGTCACCGTTCGTTTCGAGACCCGCTCGACAGGGCCCGGCCCGGCGTATACGTTCGCTGCCGACGATGACGATCTCGCCCCGGCCGATCCTCTCCTTAGTCTTCGTTGA
- a CDS encoding MarR family winged helix-turn-helix transcriptional regulator: MKDADSYPSRVVAIQTIQRELTAFARRARGRAAELHPDLPLVAYSILDLVIARDGCLAAELAEYFVLDKSTMSRQVAALQKQGYLVKEVDPANRRNHILRATDAGRRIAAAAERARSAAVDERFDDWDDRDIDRFAAYLVRYNATDG; the protein is encoded by the coding sequence ATGAAGGATGCGGATTCATACCCGTCCCGCGTTGTGGCGATTCAGACAATCCAGCGCGAACTCACCGCGTTCGCGCGCCGGGCCCGCGGGCGCGCGGCCGAACTACATCCGGATCTGCCGCTGGTGGCCTACAGCATTCTCGACCTGGTGATCGCCCGTGACGGCTGTCTGGCCGCCGAACTGGCCGAATACTTCGTGCTGGACAAGTCCACGATGAGCCGGCAGGTCGCGGCGCTGCAGAAGCAGGGCTATCTGGTCAAGGAAGTGGATCCGGCCAACCGGCGCAACCACATCCTGCGCGCGACCGACGCCGGGCGGCGGATCGCCGCGGCGGCCGAGCGCGCCCGCAGCGCGGCCGTGGACGAGCGGTTCGACGACTGGGACGATCGCGATATCGACCGGTTCGCCGCGTACCTGGTGCGCTACAACGCCACCGACGGCTGA
- a CDS encoding YggS family pyridoxal phosphate-dependent enzyme produces MRTTESGPPSGGERAAHLAAALTRLEQRIDAACRAAGRERDSVRLLPVTKYFPASDIEILYQLGRREFGESREQEAADKVASLGRLSQVRWHMIGRLQRNKAKSVVRWADTVHSVDSDRLVRALDTAAGAARDEGVRTNPLRVLLQVSLDRDPTRGGVGPDDLAALADQVEATENLQLGGLMAIPPLGMDPDSAFAELAGLHRTLLRAHPGASELSAGMSGDLEAAVRHGSTCVRVGTALMGERPITSQ; encoded by the coding sequence ATCCGCACAACCGAATCGGGGCCGCCGTCCGGCGGCGAGCGTGCGGCCCATCTGGCCGCGGCCCTGACCCGTCTGGAGCAACGCATCGATGCCGCCTGCCGGGCAGCGGGCCGCGAACGTGACAGCGTCCGGCTGCTGCCGGTGACCAAGTACTTCCCGGCCTCCGACATCGAGATCCTGTACCAGCTCGGGCGCCGCGAATTCGGCGAATCGCGAGAACAGGAGGCCGCCGACAAGGTGGCATCATTGGGCCGGCTGTCTCAGGTGCGCTGGCACATGATCGGCCGTCTGCAGCGCAACAAGGCGAAATCGGTTGTGCGCTGGGCCGATACAGTGCATTCTGTGGACTCCGACCGGTTGGTGAGGGCACTTGACACCGCAGCCGGCGCGGCCCGCGACGAGGGGGTGCGGACGAACCCGCTGCGGGTGCTGTTGCAGGTGAGTCTGGACCGTGATCCCACCCGGGGCGGCGTCGGGCCCGATGATCTTGCCGCACTCGCCGATCAGGTCGAAGCGACGGAGAATTTGCAGCTAGGGGGACTGATGGCTATTCCGCCACTCGGCATGGATCCGGATTCGGCGTTCGCCGAACTGGCCGGTCTGCACCGCACTCTGCTGCGGGCGCATCCGGGCGCGAGCGAATTGTCGGCAGGAATGTCCGGCGACCTGGAGGCCGCCGTGCGACACGGGTCTACCTGCGTGCGTGTCGGTACCGCTCTCATGGGCGAACGACCGATAACCTCGCAATAG